AACACTCAGATTGCGGACAGCACGCAGTTGCAGGGTTATTTTGAACAAGACAGCTCCGTATTCATCTATCAAAAAATCGACAGCATCGGCCTCGGCTGGATACTCGTCAAGCAGATTCCCGTCTCCTACCTGTTCCGCGAAGCCAAGGAGGCCGCCGCGATCAACCTGCTGCTGCTGGCGCTGCTGCTGGTGACAATCATTGTCCTGACGGTCCTCGTCTCCTTCCGGATTACAGCGCCGATCAAGCAACTGACCCGGTATATGAATCAGGTCCAGACCGGGAATCTCAACATTGAGATCCGACCGGCGGGCAACGACGAGATCGGCGTGGTCACCGAGCATTTCCGCAGTATGATGGACACAATCAACAACCTGATCCTGCGGGAGTACAGGCTGGAGCTGGCGAGCCGGACCCATGAGCTGAGGGCGCTCCAGTCCCAGATTAATCCGCATTTTCTGAACAACACTCTCCAGATTATCGGTACGCTGGCTCTGGAGCTGAAGGTGCCGCAGATCTACGGCCTGCTCTCGGCTCTGGCCAAAATGATGCGCTACAGCATGTACAATGATGAGAAGGTGGTGACGGTCCAAAGTGAGCTGGACCATGTCAAAGCGTATATCCAGCTGCAGAAGGAGCGTTTTGAGAATAAGTTCAGCTTCCGCTGTGAGGTGGAGGAGCCGCTGCTTCAGGCGCTGATGCCCAAAATGATCCTCCAGCCGATTGTGGAGAATTACTTCAAGCACGGCTTCCAGCTTGACAGGCAGGACGGATACATGGAGATTAACGTGGCCGGGCTAACCCCGGAGCGGATGGAGATCAGCATCGCCAACAATGGGCTCCCCATTCCGGCAGGCAGGCTGGAGGCGCTGCGCAAGGAGCTGGAGCAGTCCAGCACCGCTGAAGAACGGGAGCTGCTGCAGAACGCCGGACAGGACAGCCCCAGCAGACGCGATGCTCCGGGGGCGGGCATCGGCCTCGGGAATGTGCTGGCCAGGCTGCGGCTGGTCTGCGGGGATAACGCCCTGCTGACCGTGGATAATCTGAAGGCAGGCGGGGTAATCATCCGCCTGGAAATCGATATCGTAGTGGAGAGTGAACAGATATGAAGGCACTGATTGTAGATGACGAAGCAAGAGTCCGGAAGGCCGTCCGCCTGCTGGTAGACTGGGAGGCCCATCAGATTGAGGAGATTCTGGAGGCCGGTAACGGCAATGAGGCCATCGGTCTAATCCGCCAGGAGAAGCCAGCGCTGGTCATTATGGATATGATGATGGAGTCCGGGAGCGGCCTGGAGCTGATGACCTGGGTGGATGAATTCGCAGGCAGCACCAAGTTCATTGTGGTCAGCGGGCATAATGACTTCGACTTCGTCCGCCAGACCGTCCGCCATGGCGGCATCGATTATATCCTGAAGCCGATTGAGCCGGATATGATTAACAGCGCGGTATCCAAGGCGGTAACCGCCTGGCGGGCCGAGGAGGCGGAACGCAGCCTCCGCCAGCACCAGAGCCTCCGGCTGAATGAGATCAAGCCGATCTTCGGGGAGAAGCTGCTGTCCGCGTTGATCGATGACAGGGTGAATGCCGAGGCCTCGCTGCGCCGCCTGATCCATGACGGCATCCTTCCGCCGGACATTAAGATTTCGCGCCTGCTCCTTGTGCAGACGGACAGCGGCAACAATCCGCTGCTGCGGCGCTTCGGCGGCGACAGCGAGCTGCTCTACTACGCCATCGTGAACATCTGCAATGAATTTCTGCAGCAGCAGGGCACGGGCATCGCATTCCGCTATTGGGGAGGGCCGCCGGAGATTGCCATCCTGCTCTGGGAGCCGCATGAATCCGTCACTTCGCTGATCAGCCGGATGAATCAGGGCATCTTCCTGACGCTGCAATTCCGCATGCATTTCGGAATCAGCACGCCGGGCGCCTTCCCCGCGCATCTGCCGGCTGGACGCGCCGAAGCCGCCGAAGCGCTGCTGCGGCGGAATCTGCTTAGGCATGAGGATTACTGCCATTTTGCGGGGGCGGGGGCGTTGCCCAGCGGGGGGGCTGATGTGGGTGCGGTGACGGGCGGGAAGCAGCGGGATAAGCGGGAGAGTGCGATTCAGCTGAGCTTCACCGATGTCCAGGAAGACTGGCGGATGGCAGTCATCAGCGGGACGCCCGAAGCTCTGACCGCAGCGGCGCAGCACTGGACTCAGGAGCTGAGCCGCCGAGGCGCTGTTACCCCGCAGATGCTGAACGACTGGAAGTCCGATGCGCTGCTGTTTCGCTCCCGTCTGGTCCGGGAAGCGCTTGGCAGCCAGGCGGCTAACGTGCTGGCTGAGCTTGAGCATGGGGACCTGCAGAACCCCTCTCCGCAGCCCAGCGGCTATTCCTTCTCCCTGTTCGCCTGGCGCGACTGGTCTCTGGCATTCATGCAGCAGTTATCCCGGGCGCTCGCGGACAGACAGCAGAAAGAACGGAACCCGATGACGGAGATCGTAAAGTACATCGAGCAGAACTACCCGTCTGACCTCTCCCTTCAGGAGGTGGCGGGCAAATTCCAGGTCAGCCGCGAGTATGTCTCACGCCGGTTCAAGCAGGAATACGGCATCAACTTCTCCGACTACATCGTCAGTGTCCGCATCGAGAAGGCCAAGCTGCTGATGCAGAATCCGGGCCTCAAGCTGGCCCAGATCTCAGAAATGGTCGGCTTCCACGACGTCAAATACTTCAGTAAGGTCTTCAAAAAGCACACCGGCCATTCGCCCAAGGACTACCGGGATCAGGCGGAGCATTAGGCTCTGCCTGGGTGGTGGATGGATGCTGATTACTGGGGGAGAATGTATTCGGTTTTCCGCCTACATTCGGCCCGGTTACTTCACCCTATTAGTCCTTCAAGCCTCTTCACCCACCCACAGATGAAGAGCTGATGCTCTACTAACTTACTGGAGTCCGTTTGCTGTTAACATTGGCTAACCTCTGTACCACGCCAGAAAAGCCTCCGCCACCGCCTTGCCCGCCGCACCGTTTGGATGCGGGTCGAACTCGTCGCTCATGTATTCCGGCTTAATTCTATGGTCAGCGGGAGCCGCAACAGAGAGCACGGCGGCCATGTCGAATACGCGGTCCACTCCGGCCGGTGGACATGTACGGATGCAATCATTCACTTTCCGCCAATGGATTTCCCGCCCCCCCTCGAAATTGAAAGGTGGCACCGTACTGAGAATTACCGCTGCCTCCGGCTGTGCTTCCTTGATCCGGGAGATAATGTGTGCTAAGTCCCCTAATAATTCATCTGCCGGGCGCTGGCCGATATCCAGATCATTCACGCCCAGCACGATCAGCACTTCATCACCCTGCTGCGCCTTATGCAGCCAAGGTCCGTCCGTGGCTACATCGTAAGCCCGGCCCCAGCCGGAGCCGACGTTCCACAGTCCGAACTGTGTGCCCAGCCCCTCTGCAATTCTTGCCGCCCAGTATGTGTATTGATCCTTGGCCGTCCGTACGCCCTGCGTGATGGAATCACCCAGGAATACCAGCTTCTTTGTTACGCCCTTCTTGTAGCCCAGGAAGCTTGGGAGGACCTGTAGCTTGTCCGATTCTCTGAACGCATCCGCAGACTCCTGAGCGGCCAGATTACCCGGCGCATCATAGCCGGATACCAGCATTCCCTCTACATTGTAGGGGAAGGACTTGCCTGCGTCAGCCGTCTTCAAGGTCCAGGTGAAGGCCAGCATATGCCCCTCCGGCAGCTCCAGAAGCGCTTCGTCGCTCCAGAACTGCCCGCCCGGCTCCACACACCGCGTCCGTCCACCGCCGAAGGTAACCGGTACCTGCGATCCCGGCACAATGCTGCCGTCCGGCGCGGCTCCGCCATCGGCGACATATGCCGCTTCGATGCTCCATTCGCCGCCCGGTTCACTGGCTACGGCATCCGCGCCCAGATCCCAGGTCGAATCCACCGCATTGCTATGCCAGAACTTCAGCGTCAGGCTCCCGTTCTCCCGCAGCCGGATATAGGTGCGGTACGTATGAGTGAACGGCTCCGGCGCGTTCATAATATAATTGGCGGCTGTAGACAGCGCGGTGGCCGAGGTGAACTCCGGCTGGCTCAGTACTCCGCCTAGACTGTTCTCAATATTGTTCATAGTTATCGACTCCTCTATTCTATTTCTGCTACTTTAACCCAACTTTTCCACGACTCCTGCCCGACTAATGTTGCACTATCTGCAACACTGATGCCGTAAAATCGGCTGTTCCGGTGCAATGTTGCACCAAATGCAGGCATTTTGCCGCTGATTGGCCCAAGGAAGCTGAAATGCTGCATTTTGGACAACAATTCGCCATAGCCCTGCTCCTGCTGCGGGGAATGTTGCATTCCTGGCAGCAATTAGCCCGTTGTGGCTCATCGTGTGTGACATTGCACTCCCCCATAGCCGCCAATCCCCAAAAAGCTCCCCGATCCAGGAGACTAATGT
The sequence above is a segment of the Paenibacillus sp. FSL R7-0204 genome. Coding sequences within it:
- a CDS encoding helix-turn-helix domain-containing protein, with the translated sequence MKALIVDDEARVRKAVRLLVDWEAHQIEEILEAGNGNEAIGLIRQEKPALVIMDMMMESGSGLELMTWVDEFAGSTKFIVVSGHNDFDFVRQTVRHGGIDYILKPIEPDMINSAVSKAVTAWRAEEAERSLRQHQSLRLNEIKPIFGEKLLSALIDDRVNAEASLRRLIHDGILPPDIKISRLLLVQTDSGNNPLLRRFGGDSELLYYAIVNICNEFLQQQGTGIAFRYWGGPPEIAILLWEPHESVTSLISRMNQGIFLTLQFRMHFGISTPGAFPAHLPAGRAEAAEALLRRNLLRHEDYCHFAGAGALPSGGADVGAVTGGKQRDKRESAIQLSFTDVQEDWRMAVISGTPEALTAAAQHWTQELSRRGAVTPQMLNDWKSDALLFRSRLVREALGSQAANVLAELEHGDLQNPSPQPSGYSFSLFAWRDWSLAFMQQLSRALADRQQKERNPMTEIVKYIEQNYPSDLSLQEVAGKFQVSREYVSRRFKQEYGINFSDYIVSVRIEKAKLLMQNPGLKLAQISEMVGFHDVKYFSKVFKKHTGHSPKDYRDQAEH
- a CDS encoding sensor histidine kinase — encoded protein: MKWTSIRTKLIVFLLVPTLICIMATMYVSYSHTTKSLRDRAVDENKNLLYQGYKNINSLLQEINRLSLNVYSDGDFYRLLEAGYDDLSSDIAIYNSLSYISTSLPHLSQVYLYSVKDSKATLITDNTTPKRWLAAAPYHQSSLSGSSPVSVQSTHLSNAYGLRLPLTQFIPEPVFTLHRRIERVPTSQALGYLSIDVKLAALSEIVDQLYEQDQEKLYLVDSSGRLVYSHDSGLLGKPLNADWYNTQIADSTQLQGYFEQDSSVFIYQKIDSIGLGWILVKQIPVSYLFREAKEAAAINLLLLALLLVTIIVLTVLVSFRITAPIKQLTRYMNQVQTGNLNIEIRPAGNDEIGVVTEHFRSMMDTINNLILREYRLELASRTHELRALQSQINPHFLNNTLQIIGTLALELKVPQIYGLLSALAKMMRYSMYNDEKVVTVQSELDHVKAYIQLQKERFENKFSFRCEVEEPLLQALMPKMILQPIVENYFKHGFQLDRQDGYMEINVAGLTPERMEISIANNGLPIPAGRLEALRKELEQSSTAEERELLQNAGQDSPSRRDAPGAGIGLGNVLARLRLVCGDNALLTVDNLKAGGVIIRLEIDIVVESEQI
- a CDS encoding SGNH/GDSL hydrolase family protein → MNNIENSLGGVLSQPEFTSATALSTAANYIMNAPEPFTHTYRTYIRLRENGSLTLKFWHSNAVDSTWDLGADAVASEPGGEWSIEAAYVADGGAAPDGSIVPGSQVPVTFGGGRTRCVEPGGQFWSDEALLELPEGHMLAFTWTLKTADAGKSFPYNVEGMLVSGYDAPGNLAAQESADAFRESDKLQVLPSFLGYKKGVTKKLVFLGDSITQGVRTAKDQYTYWAARIAEGLGTQFGLWNVGSGWGRAYDVATDGPWLHKAQQGDEVLIVLGVNDLDIGQRPADELLGDLAHIISRIKEAQPEAAVILSTVPPFNFEGGREIHWRKVNDCIRTCPPAGVDRVFDMAAVLSVAAPADHRIKPEYMSDEFDPHPNGAAGKAVAEAFLAWYRG